The genome window TGATACAGTAACACGAATCATATAAATTATCCTTATAGATTGATTTTTTCAATAACTAATTTAGTATATGGTTGACGGTGACCTTGTTTACGATGATAGTTTTTCTTAGCTTTGAATTTAACAACAGTAACTTTCTTTTGACGGCCTTGTTTTTCAACTTTAGCCGTTACTGTAGCACCTTCAACGAATGGAGCACCAACTTTAACGTCATCTCCACCAACGAAAAGAACTTTATCAAATGTTACAGAGTCATTTGCTTCAGCAGAAATTTTTTCTACAAAAATTTCTTGACCTTCTACAACTTTAACTTGTTTACCACCTGTTTCAATAATTGCGTACATACTTGCACCTCCTTAATTAACTCAGACTCGCCATGCAGGTACCCAGAGTTCTCCCC of Oceanobacillus zhaokaii contains these proteins:
- the rplU gene encoding 50S ribosomal protein L21, producing the protein MYAIIETGGKQVKVVEGQEIFVEKISAEANDSVTFDKVLFVGGDDVKVGAPFVEGATVTAKVEKQGRQKKVTVVKFKAKKNYHRKQGHRQPYTKLVIEKINL